The Nitrospirota bacterium genome has a window encoding:
- a CDS encoding efflux RND transporter permease subunit yields the protein MSLPEFSVRRPIFVTMVTLIVVVLGVVSLTRLRIDLLPDIELPTLTIRTEYEGASPVVMERLVTQIIEEIVGTVPGVEDMTSVSSEGSSSVRVSFVWGTDIDTAALDVQGKLEDEINELPEDVVRPRVRKFDIATFPVVILGISSDLDPVELTKLIEDQIRYRFARIPGVAQVDLWGGFNREVRIELDPDRINALGMPLDRVLQAVRDANLDLPAGKIEQGRYEVTLRAPAEFTSLAQIRDTVIEEREEAAVTLGQIAEVSDTYEKLRRLVRVNGERGLRVAIRKQADANTVEVSRRVLAEIDAVNAAFPQIKIIPVINQGNFIERSIANVARSVLYGGALAIVVLLFFLRNLRSTLVISLAIPISVIATFTLIFFGGFTLNLMTLGALALGVGMMVDSSIVVLENIFRRRDEAGEHPATAAVQGTLEVRSAIIASTMTTLVIFLPLIFVRGVSGILFKELAYVIVFALSCSLMVSLSLVPMLSSKLMRRPGEARGARWAVMERLSETAGASFRNLDVHYRDLLRWALNHRLLTVFLAAFVMGASLLLLPFIGTEFLPPSDEGEVRVTGEMEVGTRLELVDQQTRRMEEIVYALVPEMTSSVASVGATGWRPDAASEGQLRLALSPATERKRSNEEIANVLRRRLTGEIPGMEVRVRAPQGQFLLDRILGGDQGLTVEVRGFDLETLDALADRVASEIGKVPGITDVQTSRKAGVPQHEIRVDRDKLADLGLSARDVTRILETAVAGTKAGEYRAEGNSYRILVKLKDAEKRSLDEILNLTLTTGSGEQVALRNLVTTESSRGPLVIDRKDQQRMVTVTANVAGRDLGSVASDTQALLAAIPRPVGYDLIVAGNFEEQQKAFGELLISLVLALVLVYMVLACLYESLRDPLVVMLSVPVAAVGVLVMLFLSGTTLNVQSYIGCIMLGGIVVNNAILLVDQAGRLTGEGMSVEEAIAEAGRRRLRPILMTTLTTILALLPLALGIGEGADAQAPLARAVVGGLTGSTLITLVLIPVVYSLFHPEPKEKGGRIT from the coding sequence ATGAGTCTCCCGGAGTTCAGCGTACGAAGACCCATCTTCGTCACCATGGTGACCCTCATCGTGGTGGTCCTGGGAGTGGTCTCCCTGACGCGTTTGAGGATCGACCTCCTGCCGGATATCGAGCTTCCCACCCTGACAATCCGCACAGAGTACGAGGGCGCAAGCCCCGTGGTCATGGAACGTCTGGTCACCCAGATCATCGAAGAGATCGTGGGTACGGTGCCCGGCGTAGAAGACATGACCTCGGTGTCCTCGGAGGGCAGCAGCAGCGTGCGGGTCAGCTTCGTCTGGGGCACCGACATAGACACCGCCGCCCTGGATGTCCAGGGCAAGCTCGAGGACGAGATAAACGAGCTGCCCGAAGATGTCGTGCGGCCCCGCGTGCGCAAGTTCGATATCGCCACCTTCCCGGTCGTCATCCTGGGCATCTCGAGCGACCTGGACCCCGTGGAGCTTACCAAGCTCATCGAGGATCAGATCCGCTATCGCTTCGCCCGCATTCCCGGAGTGGCCCAGGTGGACCTCTGGGGTGGCTTCAACCGGGAGGTCCGGATAGAGCTGGACCCCGACCGAATCAACGCTCTGGGGATGCCTCTGGACCGGGTGCTCCAGGCGGTCCGCGACGCCAACCTCGACCTTCCCGCAGGAAAGATAGAGCAGGGCCGATACGAAGTCACCCTGCGAGCGCCGGCGGAGTTCACGAGCCTCGCCCAGATCAGGGACACGGTCATCGAGGAACGTGAGGAAGCTGCGGTTACTCTGGGGCAGATCGCAGAGGTTTCCGACACTTACGAGAAACTGAGGCGCCTGGTCCGCGTAAATGGAGAGCGCGGCCTCAGGGTGGCCATCCGCAAGCAGGCAGATGCCAATACCGTGGAGGTCTCCAGGCGTGTGCTCGCCGAGATCGACGCCGTCAACGCTGCATTCCCCCAGATAAAAATAATCCCGGTCATAAACCAGGGCAATTTCATCGAGCGCTCGATAGCCAACGTGGCCCGCTCGGTCCTCTACGGCGGTGCTCTGGCTATCGTGGTGCTGCTTTTTTTCCTCCGCAACCTGCGGAGCACACTGGTCATCTCGCTGGCCATCCCCATCTCGGTCATCGCGACCTTCACGCTCATCTTCTTCGGAGGCTTCACGCTGAACCTCATGACCCTGGGTGCGCTGGCCCTCGGAGTGGGCATGATGGTGGACAGTTCCATCGTAGTGCTGGAGAACATTTTCAGGCGGCGCGACGAGGCCGGAGAACATCCGGCTACAGCTGCGGTGCAAGGGACACTGGAGGTCAGGTCCGCCATCATCGCGAGCACCATGACCACGCTTGTCATCTTCCTGCCGCTCATTTTCGTGCGCGGCGTCTCCGGCATCCTGTTCAAGGAACTGGCCTACGTCATCGTGTTCGCCCTGTCCTGCTCCCTCATGGTATCCCTGAGCCTGGTGCCGATGCTCTCCTCCAAGCTTATGAGACGCCCCGGGGAGGCGCGCGGAGCCCGGTGGGCAGTGATGGAGCGCCTTTCTGAAACCGCTGGCGCCTCCTTCAGAAACCTTGATGTCCACTACCGTGACCTCCTCCGGTGGGCGTTGAACCACCGTCTGCTTACGGTGTTCCTTGCCGCCTTTGTAATGGGGGCAAGCCTGCTTCTGCTCCCGTTCATCGGCACGGAGTTCCTGCCGCCAAGCGACGAGGGCGAGGTACGGGTAACGGGAGAGATGGAGGTCGGCACCCGCCTTGAACTGGTTGACCAACAGACACGGCGGATGGAGGAGATAGTCTATGCCCTGGTGCCGGAAATGACATCGTCGGTGGCAAGCGTGGGGGCAACCGGGTGGCGGCCGGACGCTGCCTCCGAGGGCCAACTCCGCCTGGCCCTTTCGCCCGCGACCGAGCGGAAGAGGTCCAATGAAGAGATCGCTAACGTCTTACGCCGCCGGCTCACCGGCGAGATCCCGGGGATGGAGGTTCGCGTTCGGGCGCCGCAGGGCCAGTTCCTTCTGGACCGGATTCTCGGAGGCGACCAGGGGCTGACCGTGGAAGTGCGTGGATTCGACCTGGAAACCCTCGACGCCTTGGCGGACCGGGTGGCTTCGGAGATCGGGAAGGTCCCGGGCATCACGGATGTCCAGACCAGTCGCAAGGCAGGCGTTCCCCAGCACGAGATACGCGTGGACCGCGACAAGCTCGCTGACCTCGGTCTGAGCGCGCGCGACGTGACAAGGATTCTCGAAACCGCAGTGGCGGGCACCAAGGCAGGGGAGTACAGGGCGGAGGGCAACTCCTACCGCATCCTGGTAAAGCTAAAGGATGCCGAGAAGCGCTCCCTGGATGAGATACTCAACCTCACCCTGACCACCGGGTCGGGCGAGCAGGTGGCCCTTCGGAATCTCGTAACAACCGAGTCAAGCCGCGGCCCCCTGGTTATCGACCGCAAGGACCAGCAGCGCATGGTCACGGTCACAGCCAACGTCGCTGGGCGCGACCTGGGCTCCGTGGCCTCCGACACGCAGGCCCTGCTGGCCGCGATACCCCGTCCAGTGGGATATGACCTTATAGTGGCAGGAAACTTCGAGGAGCAGCAGAAGGCGTTCGGGGAGCTGCTCATCTCTCTGGTGCTGGCGCTTGTACTCGTTTACATGGTGCTTGCCTGCCTGTACGAGTCGCTTCGCGATCCCCTCGTCGTGATGCTCTCGGTGCCGGTCGCGGCGGTGGGCGTGCTGGTCATGCTGTTTCTCTCCGGAACCACGCTCAACGTGCAGTCCTACATCGGATGCATCATGCTCGGCGGAATAGTCGTCAACAATGCCATTCTGCTGGTGGACCAGGCCGGACGCCTCACCGGCGAAGGCATGAGCGTCGAGGAGGCTATCGCCGAGGCGGGACGCCGGAGGCTGAGGCCTATCCTGATGACGACTCTGACCACCATACTGGCGCTGCTTCCGCTGGCTCTGGGCATCGGCGAGGGCGCCGACGCCCAGGCACCGCTGGCAAGGGCCGTGGTGGGGGGGCTCACCGGCTCGACGCTGATTACTCTGGTGCTGATACCGGTTGTCTACTCGCTCTTCCATCCGGAGCCGAAGGAGAAAGGCGGGAGGATCACATGA
- a CDS encoding catalase, whose amino-acid sequence MKNDDRKPTTTDAGIPVSSDEYSLTVGPDGPILLQDHYLIEQMANFNRERIPERQPHAKGSGAFGHFEVTKDVSAYTKAAVFQPDAKTDTLIRFSTVAGERGSPDTWRDPRGFALKFYTSEGNYDMVGNNTPVFFVRDPMKFQHFIRSQKRRADNALRDHDMQWDFWTLSPESAHQVTWLMGDRGIPKTWRHMNGYSSHTYMWVNVKGERFWVKYHFKTDQGIDFLTQEKADRIAGVDADYHRRDLFEAIKRGDYPSWTLKVQIMPFEEAETYRFNPFDLTKVWPHGDYPLHEVGRLTLDRNPTDFHTEIEQAAFEPNNLVSGIGPSPDRMLLARLFSYADAHRARLGVNYKQIPVNRPKVPVHSYSKDGVMRVQNVSDPVYAPNSKGGPQADGRRYPQVEVWKASGEFIRAAYSLRKDDDDWGQAGVLVRKVMDDAQRDRLVSNVVGHLKNGVSEPVLKRAFEYWRNIDKEIGDRIAKGVNAD is encoded by the coding sequence ATGAAGAACGACGACCGTAAACCCACAACCACCGATGCCGGGATTCCCGTATCCAGCGACGAATACTCGCTGACCGTGGGGCCTGACGGACCCATCCTGCTTCAGGACCACTATCTCATCGAGCAGATGGCCAACTTCAACCGCGAACGGATTCCAGAGAGACAGCCCCACGCTAAGGGTTCCGGGGCCTTCGGACACTTTGAAGTAACAAAAGATGTCAGCGCTTACACAAAGGCTGCGGTATTCCAGCCGGACGCCAAGACGGACACGTTAATACGGTTCTCCACGGTGGCCGGCGAGCGTGGCAGCCCCGACACTTGGCGCGACCCCCGCGGGTTCGCGCTCAAGTTTTACACCAGCGAGGGCAACTACGACATGGTTGGGAACAACACGCCTGTGTTCTTTGTGCGTGACCCCATGAAGTTTCAGCACTTCATCCGCTCGCAGAAGCGCCGAGCGGACAATGCCCTGCGCGACCACGACATGCAGTGGGACTTCTGGACCCTATCGCCCGAGTCAGCCCACCAAGTCACGTGGCTGATGGGTGACCGCGGGATTCCAAAGACCTGGCGGCACATGAATGGTTACTCGAGCCACACCTATATGTGGGTCAACGTGAAGGGCGAACGCTTCTGGGTGAAGTACCACTTCAAGACCGACCAGGGCATCGATTTCCTCACACAGGAGAAGGCCGACCGGATAGCTGGCGTTGACGCTGATTACCACCGCCGTGACCTGTTCGAGGCGATCAAGCGGGGGGACTATCCTAGCTGGACGCTGAAGGTGCAGATCATGCCCTTCGAAGAGGCTGAGACCTACCGGTTCAATCCCTTCGACCTGACCAAGGTGTGGCCACACGGTGACTACCCGTTGCACGAAGTCGGTCGGCTGACGTTAGACCGTAACCCGACCGACTTCCACACCGAGATCGAGCAGGCGGCGTTCGAACCGAACAACCTCGTGTCTGGGATCGGTCCGAGCCCTGACAGGATGTTGCTCGCTCGCCTCTTCTCCTATGCCGACGCCCACCGTGCCCGCTTAGGGGTCAATTACAAGCAGATCCCGGTCAACCGGCCAAAAGTGCCGGTGCACAGCTACAGCAAGGACGGTGTGATGCGGGTTCAGAACGTGTCCGACCCGGTGTATGCGCCGAACTCGAAAGGAGGCCCGCAGGCCGACGGCAGGCGCTATCCTCAAGTGGAGGTCTGGAAGGCAAGCGGTGAGTTTATCCGCGCTGCCTATAGCTTGCGCAAGGATGACGACGATTGGGGCCAAGCCGGCGTGCTGGTGCGCAAAGTCATGGACGATGCGCAGCGCGACCGCTTGGTGTCCAACGTCGTCGGACACCTCAAAAATGGCGTGTCCGAGCCCGTGCTGAAGCGTGCCTTTGAATACTGGCGCAACATCGATAAGGAGATCGGCGACCGGATCGCTAAAGGCGTGAACGCCGACTGA
- a CDS encoding TolC family protein produces the protein MKPLVLAAAFLLLAGACARPDRWGFFEQSLDRQLRKETARPPDLPDIPEPGVTREPAFSMPEEGPLKLSVEQTIMLALRNNRDLHVRQLGPVIAGTFEQIERGVFDPELFFELTYSEERATQTARSTGTQFDVEGSDTSAAAGVRQALPTGTTVEAAVEQERTASNRTPEQHSARLGLSITQSLLRGFGPAVNLASVRQAELDAVASLHELRGFTEALVADAETAYWNYVLAKKEIEIFERSLQVAVRQRDEVELRIEVGILPEIEAAAARAEVARRRQALIDARSLLEERRLQLLRLISPGPGGRLDYSVNTTSEPGINPQPVSDLADRLDLAQEMRPDLKEARLRLQQNRLETIVTRNGLLPRLDLFIALGKTGFADSFSESFRAMEGNTYDFTAGVRLSHFVGNRAAEGRHLAGRASRRQAAEALANLEQVVRLDVRLAVNEAERTRQQISATRATRILQEETLKAEEDRFDVGTSTALQVAQAQRDLLASRIAEVEAVVNYRIALIELYLAEGSLLERRGISVPAGAERGWLHSGDSEEGKGSAGGVTP, from the coding sequence ATGAAACCGCTTGTGCTCGCGGCCGCTTTCCTGTTGCTTGCGGGCGCGTGCGCTCGGCCGGACCGCTGGGGCTTTTTTGAGCAGAGCCTCGACCGCCAGCTTCGCAAAGAGACCGCACGTCCCCCGGACTTACCCGACATTCCCGAACCGGGCGTGACCCGGGAACCGGCCTTCTCAATGCCCGAGGAGGGCCCGCTCAAACTGTCGGTGGAACAGACCATCATGCTGGCTCTTCGGAACAATCGCGATCTCCATGTTCGCCAGCTCGGCCCCGTCATAGCTGGCACCTTCGAGCAGATCGAACGGGGCGTCTTCGACCCCGAACTGTTCTTTGAACTCACTTACTCCGAGGAACGCGCCACCCAGACCGCCCGCTCAACAGGCACGCAGTTCGACGTGGAAGGAAGCGACACCAGCGCAGCGGCCGGAGTCAGACAGGCGCTGCCCACCGGCACCACGGTGGAGGCCGCGGTGGAGCAGGAGCGTACGGCCTCAAACCGCACTCCCGAGCAGCATAGTGCGCGGCTGGGGCTGAGCATCACGCAGTCGCTCTTGCGGGGGTTCGGGCCCGCGGTCAACCTCGCGAGCGTGCGTCAGGCGGAGCTCGATGCGGTGGCCAGCCTTCACGAGCTCAGGGGTTTCACCGAGGCGCTGGTGGCCGACGCGGAAACGGCTTACTGGAATTATGTGCTGGCGAAGAAGGAAATAGAAATATTCGAGCGGTCGCTGCAGGTTGCGGTCAGGCAGCGCGATGAGGTCGAGCTTCGGATCGAGGTGGGCATACTTCCGGAGATAGAGGCAGCCGCCGCGCGCGCCGAAGTCGCCCGCCGCAGGCAGGCCCTGATAGACGCCCGCAGCCTGCTGGAGGAGCGAAGATTGCAGCTTCTCAGGTTGATCAGCCCGGGCCCCGGGGGCCGGCTGGACTACTCCGTTAACACAACAAGCGAGCCCGGCATCAATCCGCAGCCTGTCTCGGACTTGGCTGACCGTCTGGACCTCGCCCAGGAAATGCGTCCGGATTTGAAAGAGGCCCGTCTGCGCCTCCAGCAGAATCGCCTCGAAACCATTGTCACCCGAAACGGCCTCCTCCCGAGGCTGGATCTCTTCATCGCGTTGGGAAAGACAGGTTTTGCCGACAGTTTCTCGGAGTCATTCCGCGCGATGGAGGGCAACACGTATGACTTCACGGCGGGCGTGCGCCTGAGCCATTTCGTAGGTAACCGGGCCGCGGAGGGCCGGCACCTAGCCGGGCGCGCCTCGCGACGCCAGGCGGCTGAGGCCCTGGCGAACCTGGAGCAAGTCGTCCGGCTTGACGTGAGGCTCGCCGTCAACGAGGCGGAGCGCACCCGCCAGCAGATCTCGGCCACCAGGGCAACCCGCATCCTTCAGGAAGAGACCCTGAAAGCGGAAGAGGACCGTTTTGATGTTGGCACAAGCACCGCGCTTCAGGTCGCTCAGGCCCAGCGCGATCTGCTGGCCAGCCGGATTGCCGAGGTGGAGGCGGTAGTCAATTACCGCATCGCTCTCATCGAGCTGTATCTGGCGGAGGGAAGTTTGTTGGAACGGCGTGGCATAAGTGTCCCTGCCGGTGCTGAAAGGGGATGGTTACATTCCGGTGACAGTGAAGAAGGAAAGGGGAGCGCTGGCGGCGTAACCCCTTGA
- a CDS encoding substrate-binding domain-containing protein translates to MRALGVKFALMLCLAFALPFCTSVSADPPDGLRGEAFTDPSKIQEMPEGWEERPIEHDTQVEKADLVVTLDQHLYPAILPLIQDYASQKGLKIVVTKGTCGISAGRLVGKSVDIGGFCCPPGKEDRLPGLRFHTLGIEPILLIVHPDNPVDDITMDEARRIFRGEIYHWSELGGRNLPIKTVGRLHCKLRPGHWKLLLDNEDLFSPRLTEVGTIPDMITLVSSNRGAIGYEAFQMVHHYQDRWKVKVLKIDGLDPNDSGNLSSGEYPLYRTLNITTWEGAHVENPDAQRLVNYLLEKVETLHDTFGIIPASALRKAGWKFEGDELVGEPR, encoded by the coding sequence ATGAGAGCGCTGGGTGTGAAGTTTGCCTTAATGCTCTGCCTTGCTTTTGCACTGCCGTTTTGCACCTCAGTCAGTGCCGACCCTCCTGACGGCCTGAGGGGTGAAGCCTTCACCGACCCTTCCAAGATACAGGAGATGCCGGAAGGTTGGGAGGAAAGGCCCATTGAGCACGACACTCAGGTGGAGAAGGCTGACCTTGTTGTAACCCTCGATCAGCACCTGTACCCCGCCATTCTGCCATTAATTCAGGATTATGCCAGCCAGAAAGGTCTGAAGATCGTGGTCACTAAGGGCACCTGCGGTATCTCTGCTGGCAGGCTGGTGGGCAAGTCAGTGGACATTGGCGGCTTTTGTTGTCCGCCCGGCAAGGAGGACCGGCTGCCGGGGCTCCGGTTCCATACCTTGGGGATAGAGCCCATTTTGCTCATAGTGCATCCGGATAATCCGGTTGACGACATCACAATGGATGAGGCCCGTCGCATTTTCCGAGGGGAGATTTATCATTGGTCCGAACTTGGAGGGCGTAATCTGCCGATTAAGACAGTTGGTCGACTCCACTGCAAATTACGGCCCGGCCACTGGAAGCTTCTTCTGGACAACGAAGACCTTTTCAGCCCCAGACTGACAGAAGTTGGGACCATCCCTGATATGATTACCCTTGTTTCTTCAAATCGAGGCGCCATCGGGTATGAGGCCTTTCAGATGGTGCACCATTATCAGGACAGATGGAAGGTCAAGGTTCTTAAAATTGACGGTCTTGACCCGAACGACTCCGGAAACCTTTCTTCGGGTGAATACCCGCTGTACCGCACCTTGAACATTACCACGTGGGAAGGTGCGCACGTTGAAAATCCGGATGCTCAAAGGTTAGTGAATTACCTTCTGGAAAAAGTGGAGACTCTTCATGACACGTTTGGCATCATCCCGGCCTCCGCACTCAGGAAAGCCGGATGGAAATTCGAAGGGGACGAACTGGTCGGAGAGCCGAGATAG
- a CDS encoding response regulator, producing the protein MGIVHKVSPGLNRISLTSKMILVTVVVGVTVWLVADHFETLAVQRSLDAHMRTMLSQQALEERKSFDNYVKAYNQSVRLFALQKRLIDYVESKKWHDEGQPEIKYYQGLPEWLPRSSALRLLIHVRHALLLDPSGSVREVYRGKPEPLPGSLLQPTVLLRQLSHNQSFMTRLDGMPFLVASDIVRDSRGEALATLMLASPLDEEFLVASQGASARDSIVALITGENPRILVSSEEGFLPPGTLLDDLKGHYLVSGKGFFDYGASDLAIGFASFISIEDARSLTRGIVSKERQQRAIQAVAFIISFAFIMFLIARRIERLTHRISDFSQRVLQGRAWRMERGDQLVILEKRFQHLTEEVVSSQETIRRESEERAKRKAELQQKEKQLELLHSVTEGMPEGVFLLDEEDRVVFSNHVGVEYLTTLSGAAVGDTLKQMADRPVRELLVSPPQILWHEVETGGPHARVFEVAGRPMDGRGVVFVIRNVTEERALRENMQTQERLAAVGQLAAGIAHDFNNILTVITGYAELLLDSDLPPKAREEVAVIQQSGERATALIQQVLDFSRKTVGELKSLDLMLFVKEFLKFIRRTIPENIHIRFDAEPGEYKVKADLTKMQQVLVNLAVNARDAMPGGGQLRFRLYRPEHVETPSLTDSPAGEWVALEVKDTGTGIPANILPHVFEPFFTTKDVGKGTGLGLSQVYGIIKQHGGHTEVRTEAGKSATFVIYLPAVKEALEGVTGERDVAVPQGRGETILIVEDEEAVRDLVQRVLANLGYEVATANNGKEALEIFEGHGGEIGLIITDLVMPEIGGVELAKMLNERQPGVKIIALSSYPVADTEGLLRAGIIEFIKKPFQIQTLAQAVRRALEQEVFKKKFS; encoded by the coding sequence ATGGGTATAGTCCATAAAGTTAGCCCCGGTCTCAATCGTATTTCGCTGACCTCGAAAATGATTCTCGTGACTGTTGTGGTCGGCGTTACAGTATGGCTGGTGGCGGACCACTTTGAGACCCTTGCCGTACAACGGTCCTTAGACGCCCATATGAGGACAATGCTGAGCCAGCAAGCACTGGAGGAGAGAAAGTCTTTCGACAATTATGTCAAGGCGTACAATCAGTCAGTCAGACTTTTCGCTTTACAAAAACGTCTCATCGACTATGTAGAAAGCAAGAAATGGCATGACGAAGGGCAGCCGGAGATAAAATATTACCAGGGACTCCCCGAATGGCTCCCCAGGAGCTCGGCCTTGCGGCTCCTGATACATGTTCGTCACGCCCTTTTGCTGGACCCCTCGGGAAGTGTCAGGGAGGTCTACCGGGGTAAACCGGAGCCGCTTCCGGGGTCATTGCTCCAGCCCACGGTCCTCTTGCGTCAGTTGAGCCACAACCAAAGCTTCATGACCAGGCTCGATGGCATGCCTTTTCTCGTGGCTTCCGACATTGTGAGGGATTCGAGGGGCGAGGCACTGGCCACCTTGATGCTCGCCAGCCCCCTTGACGAAGAGTTTCTGGTCGCCTCCCAGGGAGCGTCCGCAAGGGATAGCATAGTGGCGCTGATAACCGGGGAAAATCCCCGTATCCTGGTGAGCAGCGAAGAGGGCTTTCTTCCCCCCGGTACCCTGCTCGATGACCTGAAGGGCCATTACCTCGTTTCAGGCAAGGGGTTTTTCGATTATGGCGCCTCGGATCTGGCCATAGGGTTCGCCTCTTTTATTTCGATCGAGGACGCCCGGTCGCTTACAAGAGGCATCGTTTCGAAGGAAAGGCAGCAGCGTGCAATACAGGCGGTCGCATTCATCATATCCTTTGCGTTCATCATGTTCCTCATCGCCAGGCGCATCGAGAGGCTTACCCATAGAATTTCCGATTTTTCTCAGCGAGTGCTACAGGGACGGGCCTGGCGGATGGAGCGCGGCGACCAGCTCGTCATCCTCGAGAAACGGTTCCAGCACCTTACCGAAGAGGTCGTCTCCTCCCAGGAGACCATACGGAGGGAGTCGGAGGAGAGGGCCAAGAGAAAGGCGGAACTTCAGCAGAAGGAAAAACAACTGGAGTTGCTTCATTCGGTGACGGAGGGGATGCCGGAGGGAGTCTTCCTCCTGGACGAAGAAGACCGTGTCGTCTTTTCAAATCATGTCGGAGTCGAGTATCTCACAACCCTGTCCGGTGCGGCAGTGGGTGACACGCTGAAGCAGATGGCGGATCGTCCCGTCAGAGAACTGCTGGTATCTCCCCCGCAGATACTGTGGCACGAGGTGGAGACGGGCGGACCTCATGCTCGGGTCTTTGAAGTGGCAGGCCGGCCCATGGATGGTCGTGGTGTGGTGTTCGTCATAAGAAACGTTACGGAGGAGCGAGCGCTCAGGGAAAACATGCAGACGCAGGAGCGGCTTGCTGCCGTGGGACAGCTTGCTGCGGGGATCGCCCATGACTTCAACAACATCCTTACGGTTATCACCGGCTATGCCGAGCTACTGCTTGATTCGGACCTTCCTCCCAAGGCCCGGGAGGAGGTCGCCGTAATCCAGCAGAGCGGTGAAAGGGCAACGGCTCTGATACAGCAGGTGCTGGATTTCAGCCGCAAGACTGTTGGAGAGCTCAAGAGCTTGGACCTGATGCTTTTCGTCAAGGAGTTCCTGAAGTTCATTCGGCGGACTATCCCAGAAAATATCCACATCCGTTTCGATGCTGAACCAGGCGAATACAAGGTTAAGGCCGACCTGACAAAGATGCAGCAGGTGCTTGTCAACCTGGCCGTAAATGCCCGTGACGCAATGCCCGGCGGGGGACAGTTGAGGTTTCGTCTTTACCGGCCGGAGCATGTGGAAACCCCGAGCCTCACGGATTCTCCGGCCGGCGAATGGGTGGCGCTGGAGGTGAAGGACACGGGTACAGGTATCCCCGCAAACATTCTTCCCCATGTTTTTGAGCCCTTCTTTACTACAAAGGACGTGGGCAAGGGCACAGGACTCGGTCTCTCCCAGGTTTACGGAATCATCAAACAGCATGGTGGGCATACTGAAGTCAGGACGGAGGCCGGGAAGAGCGCCACCTTTGTCATATATCTTCCCGCCGTAAAGGAAGCGTTGGAGGGAGTTACCGGGGAAAGGGATGTCGCCGTCCCCCAGGGGCGAGGTGAGACTATCCTGATCGTGGAAGACGAAGAGGCGGTTCGTGATCTTGTCCAGAGGGTGCTGGCCAACCTGGGCTATGAGGTAGCCACGGCAAATAACGGCAAAGAAGCACTGGAGATATTCGAGGGGCATGGCGGGGAAATAGGGCTCATTATTACGGACCTTGTGATGCCCGAGATAGGAGGAGTGGAATTAGCCAAGATGCTTAACGAGAGACAGCCCGGCGTAAAGATCATTGCACTGAGCTCGTATCCTGTCGCCGATACGGAAGGCCTCTTGAGAGCCGGGATTATTGAGTTTATAAAGAAACCTTTCCAGATACAAACGCTTGCACAGGCTGTAAGAAGAGCATTAGAGCAAGAAGTATTCAAGAAGAAATTTAGCTGA
- a CDS encoding efflux RND transporter periplasmic adaptor subunit, whose amino-acid sequence MEVARIEHGPIELRRTFSGTLEARARFIVAPKISGRVERLAVDLADTVTRGQVVAELDNDEYIQAVAQAKADLEVARANLSETRSALKIANRDLQRIQTLRKRGVASEVQLDAARADQLAKQVQLEVAEAHVTRAESSLETARIRLGYTKIRADWRSGADRRVVAERHVDQGETVSANTPLLSIVELDPITGVIFVTEKDYARMKPGQQVLLTTDAFPGEEFPGQIDRIAPVFRQATRQARVELMVGNPEQRLKPGMFIRATAVLDRVEEATIVPEQALSRRGDRTGVFVLSRDGQTVAWREVKVGIRDGGRVQIRGEGLSGRVVVLGQQLVEDGSRITVSDVAGDGAEPSR is encoded by the coding sequence GTGGAAGTGGCGAGAATAGAGCACGGGCCCATCGAGCTTCGGCGGACCTTCAGCGGGACCCTGGAGGCCCGGGCCAGGTTCATCGTCGCCCCGAAGATAAGTGGGCGCGTGGAGCGGCTGGCCGTGGACCTGGCCGACACCGTCACACGAGGCCAGGTCGTCGCGGAGCTCGACAACGACGAGTATATTCAGGCTGTGGCCCAGGCGAAGGCAGACCTGGAAGTGGCCAGGGCAAACCTATCAGAGACAAGGAGCGCCCTTAAGATAGCAAACCGCGATCTTCAGCGAATTCAGACTCTTCGTAAACGGGGTGTGGCCTCCGAGGTCCAGCTCGATGCGGCCAGGGCGGACCAGCTCGCAAAGCAGGTCCAGCTGGAAGTCGCCGAGGCACACGTGACCAGGGCCGAATCCTCGCTGGAAACCGCGCGGATTCGTCTGGGGTACACCAAGATTAGGGCTGACTGGCGCAGCGGCGCTGACCGCCGTGTTGTGGCCGAGCGCCACGTGGACCAGGGCGAGACCGTCTCGGCGAACACGCCGCTTCTCTCGATAGTCGAGCTGGATCCTATCACCGGCGTCATATTTGTCACGGAGAAAGACTACGCCCGCATGAAACCCGGCCAGCAGGTCCTGCTGACCACCGACGCCTTCCCGGGCGAAGAGTTCCCCGGCCAGATAGACCGCATAGCCCCCGTCTTCCGCCAGGCCACGCGGCAGGCCAGAGTAGAGCTCATGGTGGGAAACCCGGAGCAGCGGCTCAAGCCCGGCATGTTCATCCGAGCCACAGCGGTGCTGGATCGCGTGGAGGAGGCCACCATCGTCCCGGAGCAGGCCCTGTCCAGACGCGGAGACCGGACGGGTGTGTTCGTACTGAGCCGGGATGGACAAACGGTGGCGTGGCGTGAAGTAAAGGTGGGCATCCGTGATGGCGGGCGGGTGCAGATACGGGGCGAGGGGCTTTCCGGCCGTGTCGTTGTCCTGGGTCAGCAACTGGTGGAGGACGGCTCAAGGATCACCGTTTCTGATGTTGCCGGCGATGGGGCCGAACCCTCGCGTTAG